Proteins encoded in a region of the Lycorma delicatula isolate Av1 chromosome 6, ASM4794821v1, whole genome shotgun sequence genome:
- the Alg14 gene encoding ALG14, UDP-N-acetylglucosaminyltransferase subunit — protein sequence MYLTVLLIVLTALYLVLARTTVVMYQVIFETRIRKKKRSKTDSVKTAIVIGSGGHTTEMLMLVKCLDPRRYSPRTYIMSETDSWSERRIEMVENNFGIDESCKRFEIVKIPRSREVHQSYFTSIFSTLYSIYYCIPVFYKINPDLVICNGPGTCLPICLIGFMMRVFFLSDNRIVFIESICRVKTLSLTGKILLFFADEILVQWPDLQQTYPRTKYIGRL from the coding sequence ATGTATTTAACCGTACTTCTGATTGTTTTGACTGCGTTGTACTTAGTTTTAGCTAGAACTACCGTTGTGATGTATCAAGTAATCTTTGAAaccagaataagaaaaaaaaaacgtagcaAAACTGATAGTGTAAAAACGGCAATTGTGATCGGATCAGGTGGTCATACTACCGAAATGTTGATGCTTGTTAAATGTTTAGATCCCCGTAGGTATTCTCCCAGAACATACATTATGTCAGAAACCGATTCTTGGAGTGAACGAAGGATTGAAatggtggaaaataattttggaattgaTGAAAGTTGTAAACGCTTTGAAATCGTAAAAATTCCTAGAAGTCGTGAGGTACATCAGTCttattttacttctatattttctacattatattccatatattattgtataccagttttttataaaattaatcccgACCTAGTTATTTGTAATGGACCAGGTACATGTCTTCCTATATGTCTTATTGGTTTCATGATGAGAGTTTTCTTTTTGTCAGATAACAGAATAGTGTTTATTGAGAGTATATGCCGCGTAAAAACACTTTCTTTAACtggtaaaatacttttattttttgctgaTGAAATTCTAGTTCAATGGCCTGACTTGCAGCAAACATATCCGAGAACAAAGTACATTGGAAGACTGTAA